The Roseibium sp. Sym1 nucleotide sequence CTCTGGACGTGCGCAGGTAGTTGCGCGTGAAGACGCCGAAGGCAAGGCCGACGATGGCGCCGACCACCGTATAGGCAATGGCGACGTCGAGATGCCGTGGCAGCAGCACCAACCACAGGCGGGCGCTGAGGAACTCGATTAGGGTCGGGGCGGATTCGGAAAAGCGCGCCAGTTCCCACCAGACCACCACCAGGTTCAGGGGGTGGATTACCAGCACGCCGACAACGGCGCCGACCAGAAGATAGGCTGCCAGAAAGGATAGCTTGAACGGGGAAAGTGCCATGAATGAGTGCCCAAAGAAAACGCCGGTCGGAACCGGCGTCACTCTTAAGCCAAAAGCTTGCTGCCGTCATCCCGGTCAAGCGCAGCGCGCACCGGGACCGGGAGCCAGTGGTTATCGCGCTGTCAAAATGACCTTAGGACTTGGCCCCCGGTCCCGGATCTCCGCTTTGCTGTATCCGGGACGACGATGGAGGAGGTGAGGATGCCCTCAAGCCGCCGCAGGCAGAGTCATTGGTTTGGCGGGCGTCTTGGCTGCAAGGCGCAAAGTGACCTCTCCCATTGGGAGAGGTCGGACCGAAGGTCCGGGTGAGAGGGCAGGCTTGTCCGTATGTCCCGGCGTATGTCCCCTCACCCCAGCCCTCTCCCACCGGGAGAGGGAGCAGCTCGTGCCAAGTTCGGTCGCTTTGCCACACTATGGCAGCATGGCAGCTACGGCGATCTGGTGACCTCGTGGGTTTGCCTCAGGCCGCCGTGGGCAGGGCGGTTTCGACGAGCTTGACCCAGTAGGAGCAGCCGACCGGGATCAGCTCGTCGTTGAAGTCGTATTCCGGATGGTGCAGGCCGGCGCTGTCACCGTTGCCGGCGAAGATGAACGCCCCCGGACGCTCTTCCAGCATGTAGGAGAAATCCTCGCCGCCCATCATCGGCTCGATGTTCCGGTTGACCTTGCCGAGGCCGGCAATGCCTTCGGCGATCTCGGCTGCGAAATCGGTCTGGGCGTCGTGGTTGGCCGTGACCGGATAACCGCGCCGGAATTCCAGGACGGCCCTGGCGTCGAACGTGTCGGCGACGGACCTGACGATGGTCTCCATGCGCGCCTGGGCGAGGTCGCGCATTTTAGGGCTGAGCGTGCGTACCGTGCCGCGCAGCAGCACTTCCTGCGGGATGACGTTGAAGGCGTTGCCGCCCTGAAACACCGTGACGGAGACGACGACGGAATCAAGCGGGTCGGCATTGCGGCTGGCAATGGTCTGCAATGCGGTGACCATCTGGGAGCCGACGACGATCGGGTCGATGGTTTCATGCGGCTTGGCGGCATGGCCGCCCCGGCCGGTGATGGTAACGCGAAATTCGTCAGTGGCGGCCATGATCGGCCCCTTGCGGATGGCGAACTCGCCAACCGGCATGCCCGGGAAATTGTGCATGCCGTAGACTTCCTCGATCGGCCACCGGGTCATCAGCCCGTCGTCGATCATCGCCTTGGCACCGGCGCCGCCTTCTTCTGCCGGCTGGAAGATGACCACCACCGTGCCGTCGAAATTGCGGGTTTCGGCAAGATACTTGGCCGCGCCCAGCAGCATGGCTGTGTGGCCGTCATGGCCGCAGGCATGCATCTTGCCCGGGATCTTGGAGGCGTAGGGTTTCTGCGTGGCTTCCTCGATCGGCAGGGCGTCCATGTCGGCGCGCAGGGCGATGGTCTTGCCCGCGCCGCCGTTGCGGCCCTTGATCACGCCGACAACGCCGGTCTTGCCGATGCCGGTCGCGATTTCGTCGATGCCGAAGCTCTGCAGGAGCTCGGACACCTTTTCCGCCGTGCGCACGGTTTCATAGAGGACTTCGGGATTTTCGTGGATGTCGCGGCGCCAGGCGGTGATCTCGTCGGCCAGATCTGCGAGGCGGTTAACGATGGGCATGAAGGACTCCTGGAGGCACTGATTGGACGCGCATGGGGCGCTTGAGGCGATAACCTATCGCAAGCTGCAAAAAGGGGAAGTGGGCTTGCGGAAAAACTTTTGAACCGCCGGAAAAGGCGCCGGTTTGATCCGAATGAGCGCCCACGAAGGGATTATTTTTTCTCCAGCCGGAAGACCCTGGTGTGTTTGATCTCATTGTCTTCCAGCGCGCCGATGACCGGAACACGGTAGTCGGCCAGTTCGCTCAGGCGCTCCCGCGGCAGGTAGGAGCGGCCGGGGTCGCCGACGAGCACCTCTATGCCGGCCTCCTGCAGCCGGTCGAGGAAGCGCAGCACCTTGCCGGCCATCTGGCTGTCGTAGAAGACATCGCCGCAAATGACGAGATCGGCCTCCGGAAGCCGGGCCTCGGTGATATCCGCCGTTTCAACGCTGATCGAAACCTTGTTCAGCGCTGCGTTGAGCCGCGTGGCCGTCAGCGCGAAGGGATCGATGTCGACCGCATGGCAGGAGCTTGCCCCGGCCATCATCGCGGCGATGCCGACCAGGCCGGAACCGCAGGCAAAATCGACGATGCGTTTTCCGGCGACCTGCCCGGGGTTGTCCAGGAGGTAGCGGGCAAGGCCCTGGCCGCCCGCCCAGGCAAAGGCCCAGAAGGGTGGCGCGAGACCGAGTTTACCCAGATCCTCTTCCGTCTTCTGCCAGAGCTCCATGGCCTCGTCGGCCACATGCAAGAGGATCTCCTCCGCATGCGGCACGGGCCTGACCCGGGTTTCCCTGGTTATGAACGCGGCCGGATCCTCGATTGCGGGCATGTCAGGCCGGTTCTTTCAGCCCGCCCATTTCACAGACGACCTTCCATTCGGCTTCCGTGACCGGCTGGACGGACAGGCGCATGGAGGTGACCAGCGACATTTTTTCCAGGCGTGGCTCGGCTTTCACTTGTGCCAGCGTGACTGGTTTGGGCATGTCGCAGACGGCCTTGAAGTCCA carries:
- a CDS encoding M20 aminoacylase family protein, whose protein sequence is MPIVNRLADLADEITAWRRDIHENPEVLYETVRTAEKVSELLQSFGIDEIATGIGKTGVVGVIKGRNGGAGKTIALRADMDALPIEEATQKPYASKIPGKMHACGHDGHTAMLLGAAKYLAETRNFDGTVVVIFQPAEEGGAGAKAMIDDGLMTRWPIEEVYGMHNFPGMPVGEFAIRKGPIMAATDEFRVTITGRGGHAAKPHETIDPIVVGSQMVTALQTIASRNADPLDSVVVSVTVFQGGNAFNVIPQEVLLRGTVRTLSPKMRDLAQARMETIVRSVADTFDARAVLEFRRGYPVTANHDAQTDFAAEIAEGIAGLGKVNRNIEPMMGGEDFSYMLEERPGAFIFAGNGDSAGLHHPEYDFNDELIPVGCSYWVKLVETALPTAA
- a CDS encoding class I SAM-dependent methyltransferase; this translates as MPAIEDPAAFITRETRVRPVPHAEEILLHVADEAMELWQKTEEDLGKLGLAPPFWAFAWAGGQGLARYLLDNPGQVAGKRIVDFACGSGLVGIAAMMAGASSCHAVDIDPFALTATRLNAALNKVSISVETADITEARLPEADLVICGDVFYDSQMAGKVLRFLDRLQEAGIEVLVGDPGRSYLPRERLSELADYRVPVIGALEDNEIKHTRVFRLEKK